Proteins encoded by one window of Ascochyta rabiei chromosome 1, complete sequence:
- a CDS encoding Beta-glucosidase translates to MAPSATPSEHESSRVGPHPSYIEIAKPYILQSRIQTCLTSLSMTDAKEDAVRLQGVTWIDAVRRALSLPIRTFNTAVIYYHKFRLLHGDNEYNWADASAAALFTACKIEDTLKKSREILCASWNLKVGPGEALSSDDPRFENHSKQIIGLERLMLESASFDFRNRYPQKLMVKLARAVKFDQHNEAKTAWNLSVDLYRTFAPLKQSTPTLAIACLELAARLHERDAEALVDRGACRYAKWATSRGEVMETLLDLLDLYTHHRSSTSIGPLYPLETFINIRITLNTEASRLSLPRYTPYASEASASPTASSTPKTATNGSKPQPRNGIDTISPNTPDTPGTISPGQPPASAIGVRGQNGTVRFMLDAARARDEAVEVDKYHKIEEEEYEVEVPNDRADDAERRRVR, encoded by the exons ATGGCGCCCTCCGCCACTCCCTCAGAACACGAGTCTTCACGCGTCGGACCCCACCCTTCATATATTGAGATCGCCAAACCCTACATCCTCCAGTCGCGCATCCAAACATGTCTCACCTCCCTCTCCATGACCGACGCCAAGGAAGATGCCGTGCGCCTGCAAGGCGTGACGTGGATCGACGCGGTACGCCGAGCGTTATCGCTGCCAATCCGCACATTCAACACGGCGGTCATCTACTATCACAAGTTTAGGCTGCTGCACGGGGACAACGAGTACAACTGGGCGGATGCGAGCGCGGCAGCATTGTTCACGGCCTGCAAGATTGAGGACACGCTCAAGAAGAGCAGGGAGATTCTATGCGCGAGTTGGAATCTAAAGGTCGGGCCTGGAGAGGCGCTGAGCAGCGACGATCCACGGTTCGAAAACCACTCCAAGCAAATCATCGGCCTAGAGAGACTCATGTTGGAGAGCGCCAGCTTTGACTTCCGCAACAGATATCCGCAGAAACTCATGGTCAAGCTTGCACGAGCGGTCAAGTTCGATCAGCACAACGAAGCGAAGACGGCCTGGAATTTGAGCGTGGATCTGTACAGGACGTTTGCGCCGCTCAAACAGAGCACGCCGACGCTGGCGATTGCGTGCTTAGAGCTGGCGGCACGATTGCACGAAAGGGATGCAGAGGCGCTGGTGGACAGAGGCGCGTGCAGGTACGCAAAGTGGGCTACAAGCAGAGGGGAGGTCATGG AAACACTTCTTGACCTCCTCGATCTCTACACGCACCACCGCTCTTCGACTTCAATCGGCCCCCTCTACCCCCTCGAAACATTTATAAACATTCGTATCACCCTCAACACTGAAGCTTCGCGCCTCTCACTACCTCGCTACACTCCCTACGCCTCCGAAGCGTCTGCCTCACCCACTGCCTCTTCCACCCCAAAGACAGCCACAAATGGCTCAAAACCTCAACCACGAAACGGCATCGACACAATAAGTCCCAACACCCCTGATACCCCAGGAACGATCTCTCCCGGCCAGCCGCCAGCTAGTGCAATCGGCGTGAGAGGTCAGAACGGGACGGTCAGATTCATGCTGGACGCAGCGCGTGCAAGGGATGAAGCCGTCGAGGTTGACAAATACCACAAGATCGAGGAAGAAGAGTACGAAGTGGAGGTCCCTAACGACCGGGCTGATGATGCAGAAAGGCGCAGGGTGCGTTAA